A genomic stretch from Deinococcus humi includes:
- the gcvH gene encoding glycine cleavage system protein GcvH: MNTPSELKYAASHEWLSEDGTVGISDFAQDQLGDVVYVELPEVGREVMAGDTVAVVESVKTASDIYAPASGTITAVNDELSGSPELVNSSPYESGWLFKLDVTEERSDLMDAATYTETAEG; encoded by the coding sequence ATGAATACCCCCTCTGAACTGAAGTACGCCGCCTCGCACGAGTGGCTTTCCGAAGACGGCACCGTCGGGATCTCCGATTTTGCGCAGGATCAACTGGGCGACGTGGTGTACGTGGAGTTGCCCGAGGTGGGCCGCGAGGTCATGGCGGGCGACACGGTGGCCGTGGTGGAATCGGTCAAGACTGCTTCCGACATCTACGCCCCCGCCAGCGGCACCATTACCGCCGTCAACGACGAGCTGAGCGGCAGCCCCGAACTGGTCAACTCCTCGCCCTACGAAAGCGGCTGGCTGTTCAAGCTGGACGTGACCGAGGAGCGCTCGGACCTGATGGACGCGGCGACGTACACCGAAACCGCAGAAGGGTAA